A region of the Vigna unguiculata cultivar IT97K-499-35 chromosome 9, ASM411807v1, whole genome shotgun sequence genome:
TTATGTATTCCCAAGTTCTTCTTGTGGGAGAGTCTGTGAGATGAACTTGTAAAGTTGAGATCTTTTCAATTATCTTCAATCAGGGAAGTTTGATTTCTTGCTATCGAAATTCCCTTTGTCTTCCGGTTTTCGATCTCTCTAACCCTTTCCGAAAGATGCTTCCTTTTACCTGTTATTCAgagaatatttgaaattaaactATTCATTCACATGCTTGTGACAGATATTTTGGTGTATGTGCGAGTCACTGAATCTggttattctattttttttttttttggcctTTTCTGTGGAGAGTtccatttttttgttaatactTTTTTCATTGATATATACATCTTTGTATTTGATGCTTGAGCCTGAACAATAAAccacaaaattttgaaattttgttgttttatagATTGGATGGAAGAAGCGTGTGAATTTCGAAGTTGGGCAGAATTGATTCCTGATGCCCTAGGGGTAATCTTCACAAATCTTTCTCTTCAGGACAGGGTAACGGTGATCCCCAGAGTGTGTAAATCATGGGCCAATGCAGTAACTGGACCCTACTGCTGGCAAGAGATAGACATTAAGGATTGGAGCAGCAGATGCCAGCCCGACCAACTCGATCGGCTACTTGAGATGCTCATCAGAAGAAGTTGTGGATCCCTCCGCAAACTCAGTGTTTCTGGTCTCCAAACTGAAAGCATCTTCACTTTCATTGCTGAAAAGTAagcaattttaattaattacatacaCTTTAAACTTTAGTGTAAATCATGTGGATGCATAGTTTTCTAATCACTGTGCTAATTGCTGACAACTTTGGCATTAGAATATAAATTTGGCACAATTCATGTCCTAATGCTGCTACTGCTAGTTCACATTACATAGTTACCAATGTTTCTTACTCAAAATCCTTGTACTCTTTTGCAAGTGCCTGTTCCCTCCAGACTTTGCGGCTGCCAAGGAGCAGTATGAGTGATGCCATTGTGGAACAGATTGCTGGGAGGCTTTCTATGATTTCGTTCTTGGATGTGAGCTACTGCATTAAAATCGGCCCCTATGCACTTGAGATGATTGGCAAGAACTGCAAACTGCTAGAAGGGTTGTGTCGAAACATGCATCCTTTGGATACTGCAGGCAAGCCCTATCAAGATGATGAAGCATATGCAATTTCCTCCACAATGCCTAAGCTCAAACATCTTGAAATGGCGTATCATCTTATCAGCACTTCGGGTGTCCTCCAAATACTTGCGAACTGCCCAAAGCTTGAATTTTTGGATCAAAGGGGGTGTTGGGGTGTGACATTGGACAACATGTTCTTGAAGCAGAAATTCCCAAAGCTGAAGGTTTTGGGGCCTTTTGTTCTCGACACTTACGAGAGTGATGGGTGGGATGATTTCTCAGATGTGTCAGATGCTTCTGAGTACTTGGCTTGGGACTTCGTGGCTGGTGGCATGGGTGAATACTATGTCGATGATAGTGACAGTTATGATGGAATGTGGGATGATGAAGGGAGGCTAGATGAGCTTCAGTTCGGGTTTTATGAAGGGATAGAAGATGCAGGAATGTATTGGCCTCCATCTCCATAAGCTAGTTGCTTTACTTGTGATCAAGTGTATGTTTTTTCTACTCTTGTAACTAATGCTTCCTTCTACTTTACTTTTATGTGGTGTCCTATGAATCATGTGTTTTTCCTTCAGAATTGAAGTAAGTTTGGCTTGCTCTGCCTAGCATATGCATAACTGAGTGATGTTGTTATTGACCTACCTTAGATTTCTTGTTTAAGTAGGCAAAGGAAAGGGAAGAAAAAACTCCCTGTTTCCCATGTTAGAGCTCTACATGTAATTGGAACTTCTGGTTTAACCATATTGTACCTTCTTGAACATGTCTGTTTGATGAGGTTGCTCAATTGGATTTTCAATCTTTGTTCTTCTGCACTGCTAAAACATTATCCCATATAATACCTGGTTAAACTAACTAGTTTGATGGATTTTTTTCAATGTTATAatgaagttaaaaatatatctaaaatatCCTAAAGTGGATAAGTTTTTGGGTTTGATTTGAGAAACACTTCTGAGATGCCGTGCTATAGTTGTACTTCGATTAATTATGTAATTTCCAACCTTTTTCGAAAACGACCCtcgaatattttttttatatttttttggtgaTTTCTGTTTCCACTTCATGGAACTAATAAAGCTTGGAAAAGATGACTTTTTTTCCGTGGTCTTGTATTGTTGCTTCTGTCTGAGTCAACATTACTAAGCTGGTGCTGTCATCAAATTCATGCATTCACGTGTTCATCAAATCGGAGTCATTAAATCAGGTCAGCTAACAAATATGAACGTGTTGACGTGAAAACAGGAACTGATAGCTTTTGTTCAGATGTGAATAATTATGTTCCTTGTTCGTTTCTAAACATGTTAGATTCGCATGTGTTTGGTTCTCACGTTTACCAGACGATTAAATGAATGGAAAAAATACAGAACCTGTTTCTTTTTTCCTAAACTGATGCAGATGATACAGAACCAAATAGGCACCAAAGATAATATATCTTCATAATGCGTATTTTTTTAGGAGGGGTTGTGCCAGATGCTggttatttgaaaatttgtgaGATTAAACTACGTGTAATTATAGTTCTGAGCATTACTCGTTTGTTGAAAAAACATAGCAAAAATAGAGTCGGTGTGTTCAAACACATGTTTCTCTCTGCAAAATAAACTAGTTTTGTATTTCGGCCAACTTAAGATAAACAGATAATGAGCCGAGTACAACATTTAtcagaaataattataataaaagatttaaaatatagtaaaatgATAACAGAATTTTTTGTGAAcctatgtgtgtgtgtattgtTTCAGAGAATTActatgtattaaaataaaaattcattctcttggattatgaaaataaaatagaagagaaTCGAGATTCGTGTACACCAAAATATAAGAGAAACATGCTGAAAGGTACTTCCATTGCAGAAGGAGTTGCCGTGACTGTTTGCTTTGTTACCTTTTTTTTAACCTTCAAAATTCAAATGATAGAGGATAGCATTGCAGtgaaaaagatgattttttACTGGGTTTGGTAAACTGAAACAACATGTGTATCAGTTGCCGTACTTTATTCTCTGGGCCCATAGAATAGAATTCATTACACTGTACAATACACAATTACATATACTCGTATATATGCTTATCATTTTTCTTACAAAGAACAAACAACTAGTTGAGAATACTATATCAAACAAGAAGAAacttacaatatttatttattatgatagagggttgatgctattttttaaaTCAGGTTTTAAGTTTCTGATGTAAAAAATAGCACGTTAGTTTTTCTGTGGCAGAAAAATGATAAACTTACCAGAAAGCTTTCTTAACCGTGTGTGATTACTGAGTGAATCAAATTAGTATAAGTGTTGTAAAGCAAATGATTGGTAAGAGTTTAAAAAGGTTTATGGTGAAGCGTTTGTTATGTTCTGATTTCTGGCGGCAATCGAGTAGAAAAAAGAGGGACAATGAATATCTGTATGATTCATGTGCACTTTGTGAAGATTCCGGGAATGTCCCTGGTGGATCTTTGTTCATACTTCATATTATTAATTTGGTGTTACATTGTTTAGTATTATTTGTTTACCA
Encoded here:
- the LOC114163987 gene encoding F-box protein FBW2, which codes for MEEACEFRSWAELIPDALGVIFTNLSLQDRVTVIPRVCKSWANAVTGPYCWQEIDIKDWSSRCQPDQLDRLLEMLIRRSCGSLRKLSVSGLQTESIFTFIAENACSLQTLRLPRSSMSDAIVEQIAGRLSMISFLDVSYCIKIGPYALEMIGKNCKLLEGLCRNMHPLDTAGKPYQDDEAYAISSTMPKLKHLEMAYHLISTSGVLQILANCPKLEFLDQRGCWGVTLDNMFLKQKFPKLKVLGPFVLDTYESDGWDDFSDVSDASEYLAWDFVAGGMGEYYVDDSDSYDGMWDDEGRLDELQFGFYEGIEDAGMYWPPSP